In one Melaminivora jejuensis genomic region, the following are encoded:
- the selA gene encoding L-seryl-tRNA(Sec) selenium transferase, with translation MSTSAPPLPPQPAARLPSVDRVLSTPLARALSAEHGASSTTAAVRAALDALRPAMLAGELAAEALAPEAIAQRVQEQLRARLEPRLKAVFNLTGTVLHTNLGRALLPDEAVQSVVQALTAPANLEYDLATGGRGDRDDLVEGLLRELTGAEAATVVNNNAAAVLLVLNTLALGREAIVSRGELVEIGGAFRIPDVMARAGSALVEVGTTNRTHAHDYAGACRAQTALLMKVHCSNYAITGFTKSVGEAEVAAIAHAHGLPLVVDLGSGTLVDLAQWGLPHEPTVRDVVAAGADVVTFSGDKLLGGPQAGLIVGRKDLIAAIKKNPLKRALRVGKLTLAALEPVLRLYLAPERLPERLTTLRLFTRAQAEMQAQASALQPAVQAAIGADYAVRSAACFSQIGSGALPVNTLPSWGLALQPLEARGAGRALGRLEAALRALPRPVIGRIETGALWLDLRCLQAHEQPDFSAQLPLLAQALAQA, from the coding sequence ATGAGTACCAGCGCCCCGCCCCTTCCCCCGCAGCCCGCCGCACGCCTGCCCAGCGTCGATCGGGTGCTGTCCACGCCGCTGGCGCGCGCTCTGAGCGCCGAGCACGGCGCCAGCAGCACTACTGCCGCCGTGCGCGCCGCCCTGGACGCACTGCGCCCGGCAATGCTGGCTGGCGAGCTGGCAGCCGAAGCTCTGGCCCCCGAGGCCATCGCACAGCGCGTGCAGGAGCAGTTGCGCGCGCGCCTGGAGCCGCGCCTGAAGGCCGTCTTCAACCTCACCGGCACGGTGCTGCACACCAACCTGGGCCGCGCCCTGCTGCCCGATGAGGCCGTGCAGTCGGTCGTGCAGGCGCTCACCGCCCCAGCCAATCTGGAGTACGACCTGGCCACCGGCGGGCGCGGCGACCGCGACGACCTGGTCGAAGGCCTGCTGCGCGAGCTGACCGGCGCCGAAGCCGCCACCGTGGTCAACAACAACGCCGCTGCCGTGCTGCTGGTGCTCAACACCCTGGCGCTGGGGCGCGAAGCCATCGTCTCGCGGGGCGAGCTGGTGGAGATCGGCGGGGCGTTTCGCATCCCCGACGTCATGGCGCGCGCCGGCAGCGCGCTGGTCGAGGTCGGCACCACCAACCGCACACACGCGCACGACTACGCGGGCGCCTGCCGCGCGCAGACCGCCCTCCTGATGAAGGTGCACTGCAGCAACTACGCCATCACCGGCTTCACCAAGAGCGTGGGCGAGGCCGAAGTGGCGGCCATCGCCCACGCGCACGGCCTGCCGCTCGTCGTCGATCTGGGCAGCGGCACGCTGGTCGATCTGGCGCAGTGGGGCCTGCCGCACGAGCCGACGGTACGCGACGTGGTCGCTGCCGGCGCCGATGTGGTCACCTTCAGCGGCGACAAGCTGCTGGGCGGGCCGCAGGCCGGCCTGATCGTGGGCCGCAAGGACTTGATCGCCGCCATCAAGAAAAACCCGCTCAAGCGCGCCCTGCGCGTGGGCAAGCTGACCCTGGCGGCGCTCGAACCGGTGCTGCGCCTGTACCTGGCGCCCGAGCGCCTGCCCGAGCGCCTGACCACGCTGCGCCTGTTCACCCGCGCACAGGCCGAGATGCAGGCGCAGGCCAGCGCCCTGCAGCCCGCCGTGCAGGCGGCCATTGGCGCAGATTACGCGGTGCGCAGCGCGGCCTGCTTCAGCCAGATCGGCAGCGGCGCCCTGCCGGTCAACACCCTGCCCAGCTGGGGCCTGGCGCTGCAGCCACTGGAGGCCCGGGGCGCAGGCCGGGCGCTGGGCCGGCTGGAGGCGGCACTGCGCGCCCTGCCCCGCCCGGTCATTGGCCGCATCGAGACCGGCGCGCTGTGGCTGGACTTGCGCTGCCTGCAGGCACACGAGCAGCCCGACTTCAGCGCGCAGCTGCCGCTGCTGGCCCAGGCGCTGGCCCAGGCCTGA
- a CDS encoding RidA family protein — MPKETIRSELFEPIGPYNHAVMAGGQIFISGTPGIDPKTGQLAGKDAYLQTKQVLVNFQSILASVGASLDDIAHIQVNLINVSDFTEMNRAYSEFFSNSYPARTVIGIAALPKPGALLTMNAIAIPKN; from the coding sequence ATGCCAAAAGAAACCATCCGGTCAGAACTCTTTGAACCAATCGGCCCATACAACCACGCAGTTATGGCAGGCGGTCAAATATTCATCTCTGGCACGCCCGGAATCGATCCCAAAACTGGGCAACTCGCGGGAAAAGATGCTTACCTGCAAACCAAACAGGTGTTAGTGAACTTCCAATCTATTCTTGCCTCTGTGGGTGCATCACTAGATGACATTGCTCACATTCAAGTCAACCTTATAAATGTTTCAGATTTCACAGAAATGAATCGAGCTTATTCAGAATTTTTCTCTAATTCTTATCCGGCGCGGACGGTCATCGGTATTGCAGCGCTCCCGAAGCCTGGTGCTTTGCTCACCATGAACGCCATCGCAATTCCAAAAAATTGA
- the fdxH gene encoding formate dehydrogenase subunit beta — protein MALQSLDIQRVSATTTPAPQARNPHSGDVAKLIDVSKCIGCKACQVACMEWNDLRQEPGTSPGTYDNPADLTPNAWTVMRFTEYDNEQTGNLEWLIRKDGCMHCEDPGCLKACPAPGAIVQYTNGIVDFHEEHCIGCGYCITGCPFNVPRISQKDNKAYKCTLCSDRVAVGQEPACVKTCPTGAIVFGTKQAMKDHAAERIVDLKERGYGNAGLYDPIGVGGTHVMYVLHHADKPSLYQGLPDAPRISPMVSLWKGASKPLAMIALGAAALGSLFHFIAKGPNEVSKELEDEMERKDREAEAAATGRLP, from the coding sequence ATGGCATTGCAATCGCTTGATATCCAGCGCGTATCGGCCACCACCACGCCTGCGCCACAGGCCCGCAACCCGCACTCGGGCGACGTCGCCAAGCTGATCGACGTCTCCAAGTGCATCGGCTGCAAGGCCTGCCAAGTGGCGTGCATGGAATGGAACGACCTGCGCCAGGAGCCGGGCACCAGCCCCGGCACCTATGACAACCCGGCTGACCTGACGCCCAATGCGTGGACGGTGATGCGCTTCACCGAATACGACAACGAGCAGACCGGCAACCTGGAGTGGCTGATCCGCAAGGACGGCTGTATGCACTGCGAAGACCCGGGCTGCCTCAAGGCCTGCCCGGCGCCCGGCGCCATCGTGCAGTACACCAACGGCATCGTGGACTTCCACGAGGAGCACTGCATCGGCTGCGGCTACTGCATCACCGGCTGCCCGTTCAACGTGCCGCGCATCTCGCAAAAGGACAACAAGGCGTACAAATGCACGCTTTGCTCCGACCGCGTGGCCGTCGGCCAGGAGCCGGCCTGCGTCAAGACCTGCCCGACGGGCGCCATCGTCTTCGGCACCAAGCAGGCCATGAAGGATCACGCTGCCGAGCGCATCGTCGATCTGAAGGAGCGCGGCTACGGCAACGCCGGCCTGTACGACCCCATCGGCGTGGGCGGCACGCACGTCATGTACGTGCTGCACCATGCCGACAAGCCCTCGCTGTACCAGGGCTTGCCGGATGCGCCGCGCATCAGCCCCATGGTCAGCCTGTGGAAGGGCGCGTCCAAGCCGCTGGCCATGATCGCCCTGGGCGCAGCCGCCCTGGGCAGCCTGTTTCACTTCATCGCCAAAGGCCCCAACGAAGTCTCCAAGGAATTGGAAGACGAGATGGAGCGCAAGGATCGTGAGGCGGAAGCCGCCGCTACAGGGAGACTGCCATGA
- the selB gene encoding selenocysteine-specific translation elongation factor, whose translation MIIGTAGHIDHGKTTLVRALTGVETDRLPEEKRRGISIELGYAYLQDGDVSLGFVDVPGHERLLHTMLAGATGIAHALLIVAADDGVMPQTREHLAVLALLGVARASVAITKTDRLDAQQAGARLAQVRRDVQALLAPTALADAPIFEVSAATGQGIAALREHLLAAARLQAAASAPAPGAQASPMQEQAAPAPAFHMPIDRAFSLAGVGTVITGTVAAGQVQVGDELAIAPGPDGSARRVRVRGIHAQNQPAQTARAGQRCALALAGAARDEVRRGDQACPPAIALATSRIDVLCQLWPDEARELRSGSPVHVHLGTADVVASLVLLDRPALAPGETALAQLVLRGSVAAWHGSRGVLRDASATHTLAGVRVLDPFAPQRWRRTPERLAQLAALALPDRAERLAALLAHSPLGMPLEQTARAEGLASAAALPLPADAIHIDNGALAVTPAALQALQQQALAQLQAFHTRSPDEIGPDARRLKRLAAPRASDALWQHAIAQLLAGGTLARTAHWLHLPEHAARLSAAEETLAQRLRPLMLQGAFDPPWVRTLAGDLGAPEALVRQTLASLARRGEAFQVVKDLYYPAATLERLAAIARQCQAAPEGLQAAAFRDATGLGRKRAIQVLEFFDRVGFTRRVRDAHLLRPGTALFSQDSGGTG comes from the coding sequence ATGATCATCGGCACTGCCGGCCACATCGACCACGGCAAGACCACCCTGGTGCGCGCCCTGACCGGCGTGGAAACCGACCGCCTGCCCGAAGAAAAGCGCCGGGGCATCTCCATCGAGCTGGGCTACGCCTATCTGCAGGACGGCGACGTGTCGCTGGGCTTCGTCGATGTGCCCGGCCACGAGCGCCTGCTGCACACCATGCTGGCCGGCGCCACCGGCATCGCCCACGCGCTGCTCATCGTCGCCGCCGACGACGGCGTCATGCCGCAGACGCGCGAGCATCTGGCGGTGCTGGCGCTGCTGGGCGTGGCGCGCGCCAGCGTGGCCATCACCAAGACCGACCGGCTCGACGCGCAGCAGGCCGGCGCGCGGCTGGCGCAGGTGCGCCGCGACGTGCAGGCGCTGCTGGCGCCCACGGCGCTGGCCGATGCGCCCATCTTCGAAGTCTCCGCCGCCACCGGCCAGGGCATTGCCGCGCTGCGCGAGCATTTGCTGGCAGCGGCGCGTCTGCAGGCAGCCGCCAGCGCGCCGGCCCCCGGGGCGCAGGCCTCGCCCATGCAGGAGCAGGCCGCCCCCGCGCCGGCCTTCCACATGCCCATAGACCGGGCGTTTTCGCTGGCCGGCGTGGGCACGGTCATCACCGGCACCGTCGCCGCCGGCCAAGTGCAGGTGGGCGACGAGCTGGCCATCGCCCCCGGCCCGGACGGCAGCGCCCGGCGCGTGCGCGTGCGCGGCATCCACGCGCAAAACCAGCCGGCGCAGACCGCCCGGGCCGGCCAGCGCTGCGCCCTGGCACTGGCCGGCGCCGCGCGCGACGAGGTGCGCCGGGGCGACCAGGCCTGCCCGCCGGCCATTGCCCTGGCCACCAGCCGCATCGACGTGCTGTGCCAGCTGTGGCCCGACGAGGCACGCGAACTGCGCTCGGGCAGCCCGGTTCACGTCCATCTGGGCACGGCCGATGTCGTGGCCTCGCTGGTGCTGCTCGACCGCCCGGCCCTGGCACCGGGCGAGACTGCGCTGGCGCAACTGGTGCTGCGCGGCAGCGTGGCCGCCTGGCACGGCAGCCGTGGCGTGCTGCGCGACGCCTCGGCCACGCACACGCTGGCCGGGGTGCGCGTGCTCGACCCGTTCGCGCCGCAGCGCTGGCGCCGCACGCCCGAGCGCCTGGCCCAGCTTGCCGCGCTGGCGCTGCCGGATCGGGCCGAGCGCCTGGCTGCGCTGCTGGCGCATTCGCCGCTGGGCATGCCGCTGGAGCAGACGGCGCGCGCCGAAGGCCTGGCCAGCGCCGCCGCACTGCCGCTACCCGCCGATGCCATCCACATCGACAACGGCGCCCTGGCCGTGACCCCGGCGGCGCTGCAGGCGCTGCAGCAGCAGGCGCTGGCGCAACTGCAGGCCTTTCACACACGCAGCCCGGACGAGATCGGCCCGGACGCGCGCCGGCTCAAGCGCCTGGCTGCGCCGCGCGCCAGCGATGCGCTGTGGCAGCACGCCATCGCCCAGCTGCTGGCCGGCGGGACACTGGCGCGCACGGCGCACTGGCTGCACCTGCCCGAGCACGCCGCGCGCCTTTCCGCCGCCGAGGAGACCCTGGCCCAGCGCCTGCGCCCCCTGATGCTGCAGGGCGCGTTCGATCCGCCGTGGGTACGAACGCTTGCCGGCGACCTGGGCGCACCCGAAGCGCTGGTGCGCCAGACGCTGGCCAGCCTGGCGCGGCGCGGCGAGGCTTTTCAGGTGGTCAAGGATTTGTACTATCCAGCGGCTACACTCGAGCGCCTTGCCGCCATCGCACGCCAATGCCAGGCAGCACCCGAGGGCCTGCAGGCCGCAGCGTTTCGCGACGCGACCGGGCTGGGGCGCAAGCGGGCCATCCAAGTGCTGGAGTTCTTTGACCGCGTGGGCTTCACGCGCCGCGTGCGCGACGCCCATCTGCTGCGCCCGGGCACGGCGCTGTTCAGCCAGGACAGCGGCGGCACAGGCTGA
- a CDS encoding formate dehydrogenase subunit gamma, which yields MIRNPRDLPRYTAGERLNHWIVGICFILLALSGLAFFHPAFYPLVQFFGGGPWARILHPYIGVVMFVFFLGMVVRFAALNLIESRDVEWLRNIGKMVDGDDHDMPEQGKYNGGQKLVFWGFLLCLLLLFASGVMMWRAWLTLPVDMVRLASVVHAISAVVMALIFILHVYAAIWTRGTVRAMLYGTVTRAWAKQHHRGWYRKMTGDNS from the coding sequence ATGATTCGCAACCCGCGCGATTTGCCGCGCTACACCGCCGGCGAGCGGCTGAACCACTGGATCGTCGGCATCTGCTTCATCCTGCTGGCGCTGTCGGGCCTGGCGTTCTTCCATCCGGCCTTCTACCCGCTGGTGCAGTTCTTCGGCGGCGGGCCGTGGGCGCGCATCCTGCACCCCTACATCGGGGTGGTGATGTTCGTGTTCTTCCTGGGCATGGTGGTGCGCTTTGCCGCACTCAACCTGATCGAGTCGCGCGATGTCGAGTGGCTCAGGAACATCGGCAAGATGGTGGACGGCGATGACCACGACATGCCCGAGCAGGGCAAGTACAACGGCGGCCAGAAGCTCGTGTTCTGGGGCTTTTTGCTGTGCCTGCTGCTGCTGTTCGCCAGCGGCGTGATGATGTGGCGCGCCTGGCTGACGCTGCCGGTGGACATGGTGCGCCTGGCCTCCGTCGTCCACGCCATCAGCGCCGTGGTCATGGCGCTGATCTTCATCCTGCACGTCTATGCCGCCATCTGGACGCGCGGCACCGTCCGCGCCATGCTGTACGGCACGGTGACGCGCGCCTGGGCCAAGCAGCACCACCGCGGCTGGTATCGCAAGATGACCGGCGACAACAGCTAA
- the fdhD gene encoding formate dehydrogenase accessory sulfurtransferase FdhD — translation MSAIEISVSPDPDLPAPALAPLRALQVQQFHADGSVQSQAVELAAEVPVALVFNGISHAVMMATPQDLAEFAIGFALSEGVVEHARECREVEVQQHGSGTPDESCAVHIDIPPRHFMRLKERRRALVGRTGCGVCGIDSLAALDLHPAPIAAAPWRAQLDAATVLRPFETLSQRQSLNARAGSLHAAGWATPTGELTEVLEDVGRHNALDKLLGRLALAGRLGEPGFVVMTSRTSYELVRKCARLQIAAFATISAPTTLALQLAQEAGLHLWGLCRPPTALRYV, via the coding sequence ATGTCGGCCATCGAGATATCCGTTTCCCCAGACCCAGACCTGCCGGCGCCAGCGCTGGCACCCCTGCGCGCGCTGCAGGTGCAGCAGTTCCATGCCGACGGCAGCGTGCAGTCGCAGGCCGTCGAGCTGGCCGCCGAGGTGCCCGTGGCGCTGGTCTTCAACGGCATCTCGCACGCCGTGATGATGGCCACGCCGCAGGATCTGGCGGAATTCGCCATCGGCTTTGCCCTGAGCGAAGGCGTGGTCGAGCACGCCCGCGAATGCCGCGAGGTCGAGGTGCAGCAGCACGGCAGCGGCACGCCCGACGAGAGCTGTGCCGTACACATCGACATTCCGCCACGCCATTTCATGCGCCTCAAGGAGCGCCGCCGCGCGCTGGTCGGGCGCACCGGCTGCGGCGTGTGCGGCATCGACAGTCTGGCAGCGCTGGACTTGCATCCCGCGCCCATCGCTGCTGCACCCTGGCGCGCGCAACTCGATGCCGCCACCGTGCTGCGCCCCTTCGAGACGCTGAGCCAGCGCCAGAGCCTCAACGCCCGCGCCGGCTCGCTGCACGCCGCTGGCTGGGCCACGCCCACCGGCGAGCTGACCGAGGTGCTGGAGGATGTGGGTCGGCACAACGCCCTGGACAAGCTGCTGGGCCGGCTGGCGCTGGCCGGACGGCTGGGCGAGCCGGGCTTCGTCGTCATGACCAGCCGCACCAGCTACGAGCTGGTGCGCAAGTGCGCGCGGCTGCAGATCGCCGCCTTTGCCACCATCTCCGCGCCCACCACGCTGGCGCTGCAGCTGGCGCAGGAAGCCGGGCTGCACCTGTGGGGCTTGTGCCGCCCGCCCACGGCGCTGCGCTATGTCTGA
- the fdnG gene encoding formate dehydrogenase-N subunit alpha, whose translation MDMNRRHFFRMSGAGLVGTSLVAMGFSPATALAEVRQYKLAAATVTRQTCTYCSVGCGLLMYSLGDGAANARKSVIHVEGDPDHPVNRGTLCPKGAGLLDFINSPNRLLYPEYRAPGSNEWKRLSWDDAMTRIARLMKDDRDANFQTQNADGQTVNRWLTTGMLAASASSNEAGYMTYKVARSWGILAFDNQARVUHGPTVAGLAPTFGRGAMTNHWVDIKNADVILIMGGNAAEAHPCGFKWVTEAKAHNKAHFMVVDPRFNRSASVADFYAPIRSGSDIVFLGGIINYLLSNDKIHHEYVHNYTDFSFIVRDDFEFVDGIFSGYDEAKRTYDKKSWDYELGEDGYVKTDPTLQHPRCVYQLMKKHYESYTPEKVESVCGTPKEKFLHVAEKFASTAVAGRAATIMYALGWTQHSIGSQILRCAAMVQLLCGNIGVAGGGMNALRGHSNIQGLTDLGLLSASMPGYLSLPGEKEQDYQAYIAARTQKPLRPGQMSYWQNYPKFHVSLMKSLFGDAATAENNWAFDYLPKLDKQYDMLQIFQLMNEGKVNGYIAQGFNPIAALSNSHRVRDGLAKLKFLVIMDPLATETSEFWKNHGEFNDIDTASVQTEVFRLPTTCFAEEEGTVVSSSRVLQWHWKAAEPPGEARTDVAIMAGLHLRLKALYAQDGGAFPDPIVNLDWKYALPEHPSSEEIAKEYNGRALVDLVDPKDPAKVIRAAGQQVAGFAELRDDGTTASGCWIYAGCWTQAGNQMSRRDNSDPTGIGNTLNWAWAWPANRRVLYNRASADVQGKPFNPRRKLVEWNGRAWVGADVPDMGVALAPETGNGPFIMNPEGVARFFARKGLAEGPFPTHYEPFDTPLGMNPMYPNNAKATSSPAARVFDHIWDTFGKAADYPHVGTTYRLTEHFHYWTKHSLVNAITQPEQFVEIGEAMARELGIAAGDRVKVSSKRGHIKAVAVVTKRIKPMQIEGKTVHHVGIPIHWGFKGVTKPGYLANILTPFVGDGNTNTPEFKTFLVKVEKA comes from the coding sequence ATGGACATGAACCGCCGGCACTTCTTCCGCATGAGCGGGGCTGGGCTGGTGGGTACCAGCCTGGTCGCCATGGGCTTTTCGCCCGCGACCGCGCTGGCCGAGGTACGCCAGTACAAGCTGGCCGCTGCCACGGTTACCCGCCAGACCTGCACCTATTGCTCAGTCGGCTGCGGCCTTCTCATGTATTCCCTGGGCGACGGCGCGGCGAACGCGCGCAAATCCGTCATCCACGTCGAGGGCGACCCGGATCACCCGGTCAACCGCGGCACGTTGTGCCCCAAGGGTGCCGGCCTGCTGGACTTCATCAACAGCCCCAACCGCCTGCTCTACCCCGAGTACCGTGCGCCGGGCAGCAACGAGTGGAAGCGCCTGTCCTGGGACGATGCAATGACGCGCATCGCCCGGCTGATGAAGGACGACCGCGACGCCAACTTCCAGACGCAGAACGCTGACGGCCAGACGGTGAACCGCTGGCTGACCACCGGGATGCTGGCCGCTTCGGCATCGAGCAACGAAGCCGGCTATATGACCTACAAGGTCGCCCGCTCCTGGGGCATCCTCGCATTCGACAACCAGGCACGTGTTTGACACGGCCCGACGGTGGCAGGTCTTGCCCCGACGTTTGGCCGTGGAGCGATGACGAACCATTGGGTCGACATCAAGAATGCGGACGTTATTTTGATCATGGGCGGCAATGCCGCCGAAGCACACCCCTGCGGTTTCAAGTGGGTGACCGAAGCGAAGGCGCACAACAAGGCGCACTTCATGGTGGTCGATCCGCGCTTCAACCGCTCGGCCTCGGTAGCCGATTTCTATGCCCCGATCCGCTCGGGCAGCGACATCGTGTTCCTGGGCGGAATCATCAATTACCTCTTGTCCAACGACAAGATCCACCACGAGTACGTACACAACTACACGGACTTCAGCTTCATCGTGCGCGATGACTTTGAATTCGTGGACGGCATCTTCTCGGGCTACGACGAGGCAAAGCGCACCTACGACAAGAAGTCGTGGGACTACGAGCTGGGCGAGGACGGCTATGTGAAGACCGACCCCACGCTGCAGCACCCGCGCTGCGTGTACCAGCTCATGAAGAAGCACTACGAGAGCTACACGCCCGAGAAGGTGGAGAGCGTCTGCGGCACGCCCAAGGAGAAATTCCTGCACGTGGCCGAGAAGTTCGCCTCGACGGCAGTGGCCGGCCGCGCCGCGACCATCATGTACGCGCTGGGCTGGACGCAGCACTCGATCGGCTCGCAGATCCTGCGCTGCGCCGCCATGGTGCAGCTTTTGTGCGGCAACATCGGCGTGGCCGGCGGCGGCATGAATGCGCTGCGCGGGCACTCCAACATCCAGGGCCTGACCGACCTGGGCCTGCTGTCGGCCAGTATGCCGGGCTACCTGTCGCTGCCGGGCGAGAAGGAGCAGGACTACCAGGCCTACATCGCCGCACGCACGCAAAAGCCGCTGCGCCCGGGCCAGATGAGCTATTGGCAGAACTACCCCAAGTTCCACGTCAGCCTGATGAAGTCGCTGTTCGGCGACGCAGCAACGGCCGAGAACAACTGGGCCTTCGACTATCTGCCCAAGCTGGACAAGCAGTACGACATGCTGCAGATCTTCCAGCTCATGAACGAGGGCAAGGTCAACGGCTACATCGCGCAGGGCTTCAACCCGATCGCAGCGCTGTCCAACAGCCACCGCGTGCGCGACGGCCTGGCCAAGCTCAAGTTCCTGGTCATCATGGATCCGCTGGCCACCGAGACATCGGAGTTCTGGAAGAACCACGGCGAGTTCAACGACATCGACACGGCCAGTGTGCAGACCGAGGTCTTTCGCCTGCCCACGACCTGCTTTGCCGAGGAAGAGGGCACGGTGGTCAGCTCCTCGCGCGTGCTGCAGTGGCACTGGAAGGCCGCCGAGCCGCCGGGCGAGGCACGTACCGACGTGGCCATCATGGCCGGGCTGCACCTGCGCCTGAAGGCGCTGTACGCCCAGGACGGCGGCGCTTTCCCCGACCCGATCGTGAACCTGGACTGGAAGTACGCCCTGCCCGAGCACCCGAGTTCCGAGGAGATCGCCAAGGAGTACAACGGCCGTGCGCTGGTCGATCTGGTCGATCCCAAAGACCCGGCCAAGGTCATCCGCGCCGCTGGCCAGCAGGTCGCCGGCTTTGCCGAGCTGCGCGACGATGGCACCACGGCCAGCGGCTGCTGGATCTATGCCGGCTGCTGGACGCAGGCAGGCAACCAGATGTCGCGGCGCGACAACTCCGACCCCACGGGCATCGGCAACACGCTGAACTGGGCCTGGGCCTGGCCGGCGAACCGCCGCGTGCTCTACAACCGCGCCTCTGCCGACGTGCAGGGCAAGCCCTTCAACCCCCGGCGCAAGCTGGTGGAGTGGAATGGCCGCGCCTGGGTCGGCGCCGACGTGCCCGACATGGGCGTGGCGCTGGCGCCGGAAACCGGCAACGGCCCGTTCATCATGAACCCCGAGGGCGTGGCGCGCTTCTTTGCGCGCAAGGGGCTGGCCGAAGGGCCGTTCCCCACGCACTACGAGCCCTTCGACACGCCGCTGGGCATGAACCCGATGTACCCGAACAACGCCAAGGCCACGTCCTCGCCGGCTGCGCGCGTGTTCGACCATATCTGGGACACCTTCGGCAAGGCCGCAGACTATCCGCACGTGGGCACGACCTACCGCCTGACCGAGCACTTCCACTACTGGACCAAGCACTCGCTGGTCAATGCCATCACCCAGCCCGAGCAGTTCGTCGAGATCGGCGAGGCCATGGCCCGGGAGCTGGGCATTGCTGCGGGCGACCGCGTCAAGGTCAGCTCCAAGCGCGGCCACATCAAGGCCGTGGCGGTGGTGACCAAGCGCATCAAGCCAATGCAGATCGAGGGCAAGACCGTGCATCACGTGGGCATCCCCATCCACTGGGGCTTCAAGGGCGTCACCAAGCCAGGCTATCTGGCCAACATCCTGACCCCCTTCGTGGGTGACGGCAACACCAACACGCCCGAGTTCAAGACCTTCCTGGTCAAGGTCGAGAAAGCGTAA
- the fdhE gene encoding formate dehydrogenase accessory protein FdhE, whose protein sequence is MQRILQPGDIEALDRTSPQRVRLPQPASVFADRAARLAQKAQDNPIGDYLLFLSHLVRAQQHAAGAVQTAAPDEEAIAQAQQHSMPLLPAASHVDPAWQGVLDQLLDAVRDAPGLPEQLAPTIERLRALPAPERDTLARRVLVGLLAESDDLAAAPFVMAALQVMFADRASRLREADIPYTDPATICPVCGTAPVASVLRIGGQSAGLRYLHCGTCATEWHMVRVKCSHCESTRGIQYQGLEQLQPGSAQADQSVLAETCEACHTYRKLVNQEKDPLAEPLADDLATLLLDLLMGETDFARASMNPLLPMSDVDPGPDTSAPGPA, encoded by the coding sequence ATGCAACGTATCTTGCAGCCCGGTGACATCGAAGCCCTGGATCGCACCAGCCCGCAGCGTGTGCGCCTGCCGCAGCCGGCCAGCGTGTTTGCCGACCGCGCCGCGCGCCTGGCGCAAAAGGCCCAGGACAACCCCATAGGCGACTACCTGCTGTTCCTGTCCCACCTGGTGCGCGCCCAGCAGCACGCAGCCGGTGCGGTGCAGACTGCCGCGCCCGACGAGGAGGCCATCGCCCAGGCGCAGCAGCACTCCATGCCGCTGCTGCCCGCCGCCAGCCACGTCGATCCGGCCTGGCAGGGCGTGCTCGACCAATTGCTCGATGCCGTGCGGGACGCACCCGGCCTGCCCGAGCAGCTGGCGCCCACCATCGAGCGGCTGCGCGCCCTGCCCGCGCCCGAGCGCGACACCCTGGCGCGGCGCGTGCTGGTCGGCCTGCTGGCCGAGAGCGACGACCTGGCCGCCGCGCCCTTCGTCATGGCCGCGCTGCAGGTGATGTTTGCCGACCGCGCCAGCCGCCTGCGCGAGGCCGACATCCCCTACACCGACCCGGCCACCATCTGCCCGGTCTGCGGCACGGCGCCGGTGGCCAGCGTGCTGCGCATCGGCGGGCAGTCCGCCGGCCTGCGCTACCTGCACTGCGGCACCTGCGCCACCGAGTGGCACATGGTGCGCGTCAAGTGCAGCCACTGCGAATCCACGCGCGGCATCCAGTACCAGGGCCTGGAGCAGCTGCAGCCCGGCAGCGCCCAGGCCGACCAGAGCGTGCTGGCCGAGACTTGCGAGGCCTGCCACACCTACCGCAAGCTGGTGAACCAGGAAAAAGACCCGCTGGCCGAGCCGCTGGCCGACGACCTGGCCACGCTGCTGCTGGACTTGCTGATGGGCGAGACCGACTTTGCCCGCGCCAGCATGAACCCGTTGCTGCCCATGTCGGACGTCGATCCCGGGCCGGACACCAGCGCACCCGGCCCGGCATGA
- a CDS encoding DUF1010 domain-containing protein, whose product MFIQTAFIFSNAVQRWVCRFSGLRLLALRRFPAFLASSPCVASASSYCFGSAVPPRWHRAFSQLVPVAKFRLSVSASGSNISVKPTRILRSAYLAR is encoded by the coding sequence ATGTTTATTCAAACGGCATTCATTTTCTCAAACGCTGTGCAGCGATGGGTTTGCCGTTTCTCCGGGCTTCGCCTGCTGGCATTGCGTCGTTTTCCAGCCTTTTTGGCTTCTAGCCCTTGCGTAGCAAGCGCAAGCAGCTATTGTTTTGGTAGTGCTGTGCCGCCTCGGTGGCACCGTGCTTTTTCGCAGCTCGTGCCCGTCGCCAAATTCAGGTTATCCGTTTCGGCTTCTGGCTCTAACATTTCGGTCAAGCCGACCCGCATTCTGCGGTCGGCTTACCTCGCCCGTTAG